A window of the Callospermophilus lateralis isolate mCalLat2 chromosome 7, mCalLat2.hap1, whole genome shotgun sequence genome harbors these coding sequences:
- the Cd84 gene encoding LOW QUALITY PROTEIN: SLAM family member 5 (The sequence of the model RefSeq protein was modified relative to this genomic sequence to represent the inferred CDS: deleted 2 bases in 1 codon), producing the protein MAQHLLWISLLFLQTWLEATGNDAALMVVNGILGESATFPLNIQESEQLSSIAWTSKTSVAFMTPGDPGTAPIVVTTHRNYYERIEVTDQNYNLIINDLRMEDAGVYRADINTKNSPYTTTKHYHLQVYRRLEKPKITQSFMTSVNGTCNVTLTCSVEKEEKNVTYSWSPLGEEGNVLQIFQTPQDPELTYTCTAWNPVSNSSGSISAQQLCADAATGARPRHPGMLSGLALLFLLVLILPSVFLLRLCKRRQGAVSKKTIYTSITVSRDAQPAEARIYDEIPQSKGTPFREEPVNTIYSTMQYCEKVEKTGTQDNRPPEISAYEIVI; encoded by the exons GGCTGGAAGCAACTGGAAATGACGCagccttgatggtggtgaatggaaTTCTGGGGGAGTCGGCTACTTTTCCCTTAAATATTCAAGAATCAGAGCAACTCTCCAGCATTGCGTGGACTTCTAAAACATCTGTTGCTTTTATGACGCCAGGAGACCCAGGAACAGCACCCATAGTTGTCACGACCCACAGAAATTATTATGAACGAATAGAAGTCACAGATCAGAACTACAACCTGATCATTAATGATCTGAGGATGGAAGATGCAGGAGTCTACCGAGCAGACATCAACACAAAGAACTCTCCCTACACCACCACCAAACACTACCACCTTCAGGTCTACC GTCGGCTTGAAAAGCCAAAAATCACGCAGAGCTTCATGACATCTGTGAATGGCACCTGTAATGTCACACTGACATGTTCTgtggagaaagaagaaaagaatgtgacatacagcTGGAGCCCTCTGGGAGAAGAGGGCAACGTCCTTCAAATCTTCcagacccctcaggacccagagctgACCTACACGTGCACGGCCTGGAACCCCGTCAGCAACAGTTCTGGCTCCATCTCTGCCCAGCAGCTCTGTGCAG ACGCTGCAACCGGCGCCCGTCCTCGCCACCCCGGGATGCTGAGCGGGCTGGCTCTGCTCTTTCTGCTGGTTCTCATCCTGCCTTCAGTGTTTCTCCTCCGTCTGTGCAAGAGAAGGCAAG GTGCTGTCTCAAAGAAAACAATATACACGAGCATCACCGTTTCAAGAGACGCTCAACCAGCAGAGGCCAGAATCTATGATGAAATCCCTCAGTCCAAG GGTACTCCCTTCAGAGAAGAGCCGGTGAACACAATTTATTCCACCATGCAGTACTGTGAGAAG GTGGAGAAAACCGGCACACAGGACAATAGACCTCCC GAGATTTCAGCCTATGAAATTGTGATCTAG